A single region of the Coraliomargarita parva genome encodes:
- a CDS encoding lipoyl protein ligase domain-containing protein, producing MLITLPNAYGDAATNMAVDASLLESLPRKTAVFRHYGWVEPAMTFGYAQALATAQGLAPPDMVLCRRITGGGIVDHRNDWTYALIIESSLRAARIAATELYERVHRALAQAAQDQDVDTQLAPCPRQCDSPLPPKITGVCFTEPAANDVLLADGRKLAGAAMKRNRKGLLLQGSVDRSALPEDFDYTAFQLEFVANLAASLGLEQAQPEDLRHLFDGAAIQKERSRFKDPDWTGKR from the coding sequence TGCCGAATGCCTACGGCGATGCCGCCACCAACATGGCGGTCGATGCCTCCCTGCTCGAAAGCCTGCCCCGCAAGACCGCCGTCTTCCGGCATTACGGATGGGTCGAACCGGCCATGACGTTCGGCTATGCGCAAGCCCTGGCGACCGCACAAGGACTCGCCCCCCCAGACATGGTACTCTGCCGGCGAATCACCGGAGGCGGAATCGTCGACCATCGCAACGACTGGACCTACGCATTAATTATAGAGTCCTCCCTGAGGGCTGCCCGCATCGCGGCAACCGAATTGTATGAGAGAGTGCACAGAGCCTTGGCCCAGGCCGCCCAGGATCAGGATGTCGACACGCAACTGGCCCCCTGCCCACGCCAATGCGACTCGCCCCTTCCCCCTAAGATAACAGGGGTCTGCTTTACCGAACCGGCGGCCAACGACGTCCTCCTCGCCGATGGCCGCAAACTGGCCGGAGCGGCCATGAAACGCAACCGCAAGGGCCTCCTGCTACAGGGCTCAGTGGACCGTTCGGCCTTGCCGGAGGATTTTGACTACACCGCATTCCAGCTTGAATTCGTCGCGAACCTGGCTGCGTCCCTCGGCTTGGAACAGGCTCAACCCGAAGACCTGCGACACCTTTTTGACGGAGCCGC